A segment of the Chaetodon trifascialis isolate fChaTrf1 chromosome 2, fChaTrf1.hap1, whole genome shotgun sequence genome:
GTCAACAATAATAGTTCCATCTGGGAGGGTGTATGATGCTCCTTTCAAAGCAGGGTTACTGAGGGCCTAAGTAttacaacagctgttttcagttaagGTAAGTCTGAGAGGTTAAATGAGCACAAAGCAATTAAGTGTCAGTAGAGTAAAACCAGCAGCTTAGCACATTTGATTACCCAATTTCAAATCCATACGCTTGTGCCCTTTTACACAAGTCAACTTATAGTACAGATGATACAGAtgaggagggaagaaagagatgaacacaaacacagagttaCAGGTGGCGTGAAAGCAAGGGGATACATAAAAAACTAATAACTTGTATCCATAGCTAACCTTTGCCAGGTTTGGTGAAATGGGTGTATTGGGGTCATGAACCCCCTCCGGTAGTGTGAAGGAGGCATTCCGCAGGGCAGAATTTTGAAGGGCGTTGGAGAGGTTTGGAGAGGCAGGTTTCCGTGGATCAATGATGATAGTGCCATCAGGCAGGGTGTAAGATGCACTTTTCAGGTAAGGGTTCTGAAGTGCCACTGCAAGGTTTGGGGACTTTTCTTTCTTGCCATCAATCACAATGGTACCATCAGGCAAAGAATAGGAGGCTTCCCGCAGAGCTGGGTTATTGAGGGCCATAGCCAGGTTTGGGGAAATTGGTTGCTaaatgaacagagaaaacagagaaaaatatttattaactTTAAGTAAATGGTTAACAACaccagggagagagaaaaaaatacataacaATAAGAagtaaactaaactaaattCACATAAAGACTCATGAGTCATGGGTTACTTGCTGTCTGGGGTCTATAATGGTGCCATCAGGGAGAGTATATGAGGCAGTCTTGACACTCTGGTTCTGAAGAGCTCTGGAAAGGTTGGGGGACATCGGCTTCTGGGGCACACGTGGGTCCTGTGTTGTGGGGGTGGTGAGTGAAATAGGAGAGTagaaatgtaataaaacaatAGTTGACCATATGTatacaaacaacacatttcagtttgtacAGTTATTTTGACATGTTCCTTTTATACCTACCTTGATTATTGAGCCATCAGGCAAGGTGTATGAGGCTCCACGGAGCTGTTGATTTTGCAAGGCATGGCCTAGCAATGGGGACGAACGTGAATCTGCATATGGTGACACCAAGGTTCCATCCGGCAGCTGGTACGATGCCTGCATTAGCTGCGGGTTTTGTAAGGCACTTCCCAACATTGGTGAGGATGCTGGTGTGGGTCCATATGGGGACCGTCTGAGTTGCATAGGTGTCTGATAAGTTGCTTGACGGATGTTTGGGTTCTGGTGAAGCGCACTGTGGAGCTGAGGTCCGGCTGGTGCATAAGGATTATGGCGTTGCATCATAGGGGATCTCAAAGATGAGACATTCTGCAGACCAGACCGGTTCTGTAGAGCATCATGAAGCAGTGGTGCTGGGCCAGGCTCAGAGATATAATCATATGGAGTGACAACAGTTGGTCCATATGGCGAATGGAGCTGTGGAATCTGATAAGAAGCCACACCTCTTAGTGCCTGACCATGTCTCATGGCTCCAGAGAGCATTGGAGATGAAGGTACAGATGGAGCATATGGGGACTGAGGCCTTTGAAGAGGAGATGAATAGGAGGCTTGTCTCACTGCCTGGTTTTGCAGAGCTCCAGACAGCATTGGGGAAGAAGGGGGCACAGGCTGTTCATAAGGGGACATTGGCCTTTGTAAAGGAGAATCATAAGATGCATCACGTATGGCTTGATTCTGCAGAGCGCCAGACAGCATGGGAGAAGAAGGGGGCATGGGCTGTTCATATGGGGATGTTGGCCTCTGCAGGGGGGAAGTGTAGGACGCACTCCGAATGGCCTGGTTTTGTATTGCACCAGAAACTGAAGGGGATAAGGGGGCATAAGGCCCTATATATTCTGTTGCCATCTCACCTGTGCCCACCATCTGGGCTGGCTGTGGGCCAAGGGGGGAAGCAAAAGAGGCCTGTCGAATAGCTTGATTCTGCAAAGCACCAGATAACATGGGAGAAGAGGGAGCAACAAACTGATGTGACTGCTCAGTATAAGGATCAGCATAGGTGCCAGGCACATACGTTTCTGGTGCATAAGTGGACGAACGGGCAGCTCGAGGGGGCAGGAGTGGGGAAGACTGATGAGAAAGTCGAGGAGGGAAATGTGGGGATGCAGGATGTGacatgtgtttcagggagggcTGTGGAGAGGCAGGAGGCATCCTTCTTATAGACTGTTGGGCCATGAGGGGACGTCCTCGAGCCACAGGGCGAGGAGGAAATCGGCCAGACTGTCTCTTACCTAAGGGAGCATGGTGGACCATGTGAGGGGAATGAAAaggggaggagtggagggagtCTACTGTGAGAACAGAAGATCTATTGCTTCTTATGGAGGAGGCACGGAATGGACGCACATTCTGGGTGGGTGGGGGAACTGGACGCCCTCTGAGACCCATAGGCGAGGGTCTGACAGCACCTAATGGAACATTTCCCCCCATCCTAGGCCGGGCCAACGGTGTGGGGTCCCTGAGCAGCCGAGTTGAGCGGCGAGAAAGGGTAGGAGAAGATGGGGCAGGCCGGGGCCCTGCAGGGGATACGCTGCGATGAGATGGGGAGGGAGACGGTGATGGTCTTCTACTGAGCTGTGGAGAAAGAAGGGGAGATGCATGAccaggggagaggggaggggaggctggCCCTCGCATTTTTCTTGATCCAAACAAGCTATGGGCTGGAGTGACAGAGGGTGGGGGACTTCGCCTCCTCATGGAAGCACGAGGTGAGGAAGGTGGGGAACCTTGTCTCATTGATGCTCTTGGTGAGGGTGGAGGACTTCGACGGATCATGGAGGCACGGGGAGAGTGAGGGGGTGAGGGTCTTCGAGCCAGGGGAGACGGTGATCTCTGAGGTTGCATCCTGTGATGGGCAAAGGGGGATGCCATAGGGGAGGAAGGAGGCGAGATTCGTCTTGACATAGCAGAGGGGGGTCTTTGAGCATTAATGAACCCACTCCTCATGGATGGTTGTGGGGATGGGATGCGTCTCTGTGGAAGCATAGGAGAAGGTATTGGGGAAGCCATGGCAGAGGGATGGCGTTGCACCTGTGGGGAGGGCATGATGACAGAGCGGCGGGATGGAGTCGGAGAGGGCTGAATGTGCCGTGCTGGAAGAGGGGACATACTTGCTTGCTTAATAATCATTGCAGTTGGAGTGGGGATTGAAACTTGGCCATAACCCTGTTGCTGTGACATTATCATGGGGTCTGTCATCAtctgctgcaggaaaaacacaacaaaaaatatgtGTAGAATAAAATgaggatgagaaacagaaaggagaaaatgttttacagaAATTGTCTTGAGCAAAATTTTCAGCTTTTACAACAAAAGCTAACAATATGGTGGAGCATTTTCTTGGTCGTTTAAGATGCTTTGTCTCTCCCACTGGGGTGGGATTAGTAAAATGAAGGAATTACAGGCTGTGTTGATGTTTGCTTGGAGGGGCAATGTAGGGGTGCTTTCTAGAATACAGTTGAATTGTTTTCACATGTTCACTCCAAATTACAGTCGGAATCAGGTTGAAATTCACAAAAATCTGTGACCCTCAAGCaatattaattatttaaaatcaGTGACACAACAGAGTTAGAAATACCTGAGGTGAAATCACTTGTGGAgacatcatctgctgctgtggcaACATCATCTGCTCTTGTGGTGACATCATTTGTTGTggcatcatctgctgctgtggtgacaTCATTTGTTGTggcatcatctgctgctgtggtgacaTCATTTGCTGGGGCATCAGCGGCTGCTGTGGTAATATCATTTGTTGCTGTGGTGACAgactctgtgatgtcatcatttGGGCAGACATACTCTGTTCTTGTTGTaacatcatctgctgctgtgctgacatcatctgctgctgtggtgacatcatctgctgctgtggtgacaTCATCTGTTGCTGTGGTGACATTACCTGTGGGGGCATCACCATTTGTTCTTGTGGGGGAAACACAGCTTGTTGTTGAGAAAACATTTGTTCTTGAGGCAACATCATCATTTGTTGTTGTAATGACGTGTCACCAAGTGGACCTGGTGCAAGAGGAATCTGATCTTCATACTGGATGTCTGACATGTCTTCAAATTCTGGATCAGGTGGCAAGGTAGGTGGAGGGGGCAGGGGCACATCTAGACGCTCTTTCCCAAATAGGCGCACTTGAGGTCTAGGAACTCTAAATGTCATCTCCCCTCCCTGAACTCCACCAGTATCATCCCTAAGTTGATCCAACTGGTCTGTATACTGGTCCCCATACAGGCCTCGTACCTGATGCATCCCTTGCCCTCCAAAGCCAAAGGCCTGCCCACCTCCTGGTGCAAATCCAATGGCCTGCTGAGAGCTGTAGTCTTGGTAGGGCATGCCAGCATCACTGTAACTAAGTTGAAATTCTGGTGGAAGCCCCCCTGGCATTTCCATAGCTGCTGCATAAGGGTTCCCATAAAAACCTGCCTGTCCGTTATCATAGTAAGTCCCTTGTCCATCACCGTAGTAAACTCCTTGACCATTTTCATCATAATAACCCTGAGACTGAGGGTCAAGGAATCCATCTATATCACCTCCATACATATAGCCTTCACCCATTAGTGCATAGTAGTCCAGATCCTCATCATTATATATTGCCTGTTGTTCCTGGTACCCATAGTAATCAGCTTCCTGGTTGTTATAGTAGCCTTGGGCAGAGGAATAAGGGTTATAGTAGTCCCCCATGCCCTCATCATAAAGACCACCTTCATAATATTCAGCATTTGGGTCATAGAGTCCTTCTTCCTCATAGTAACCGAGGTCTTGATAGTCTGCTGCCCCTGCTCCATTGTCATAGTAACCAAACTGACCCTGGTTTCCATATGCTGCAGCTACCTCATCTTCATAACCCTCATAACCATCATCATAGCCTCCATAACCTTTGTGGCGGACTGAATGTCGCTGGTTGTATCCATAAGCCTCCTCCTCATGCTCATAACCATTATTATGGTAACCACGGAGATAACCTCTGGAGCTGGCTTGTCTACTATGCCCTCTCTGTTTGCCCCAGCCATATTTTCCTGCATTTCCGCGCATTTTAGTGGACAGGAAGCGTTTGGTTAGCCAGTTAGTTGCTGCTGCAACCTTACCCAGCAACATACTTCTGTTCTTGAAGTCGTCACCAGGCTCATCACCATCCTTTTTTCTAAATAAGCCCTTGAAGAAGCCCCCCTTCTTTTCAATTGAttctttccctcctcccagACGAAGCAGCATATAGGTTGGCTTCTTCCCGCCATTTGCTGCCGCCTTCTCTTTagcctctttctcctttttcctctttttgctgGCCTTAAACCTCATCATGAAACGAGAGGTGTTCTTGAGCATGGACTTGCGGCGTTTCTTCTTAGCAAGGCGGAACTTTCTCTTCCCCAAACCCAGGAACAAACGTGATGTACTTTTCAGCTTCTTCCTGCTGTTCCTGCGCCTCTTGAAGCCAGAAAACTTCATGAACATTCGGGACATGTTCTTTAGACCTTTCTTTGGGATTTCCTTTATTGGAAGCTGCGGagcctcctctttctttttgccTTTCTTCTTCCTTGCATCAGCATCAGATTTCCCACCTTTGTGGTGGCGGTCATCTTTAGATTTCTTTTTGGATTTGCCATAATCCTCGTCatactcctcatcctcctcttctagGTCTTCATCCTCCTCGTCATCTTCTTCTGAGTATTCCCCATGTCTAGActtcccccctctctttcccttAGCCCCTTTACCTCTTCGTCCCTTACCTCTCCTGTCATCCTCTGaatcttcctcctcatcataCTCCTCTTCACTTAgttcttcatcctcttcttcatcactaaggagctcctcctcttcctcttcggACTCAACTTTCTTACCTTTccctttgtcttttcctttctttccgtCATCTTTCCCCTTAGGTTGCACCTCCTTTCCCTTCTTGCCCCCTTTCTTGTCATCCTTGCCCCCTTTCTTATCATCCTTTCCACCTTTCTTATCATCCTTGCTCTGTTTCTTATcatcttttcctccctttttgtcatccttccctttcttttcctcttctttctttttctctggtTCAGGTTTTCCACCCTTCTTCGTGTCCTTCTTGGGGTCTTTCTTGCCAGGCATTTTGACAAGTAGCTAGGTGCACACCATGCCCTCTCTTCACGAAGCAATGCTGTAAAccttcatgcacatgcacatgcacaatgtGGGAAAGTTAGTATTGTATTTTAAGCTCAACGTGAAAAAATATGAAGTAATCATTTGAGAAAACATGACCTGGAGTCTGACCTTTAAAAGATTCCTTGGTTTAGATATGCCTAGTGGACGTTGTGCCAGCACTATATGCAGGTTCAGTATCTGTGTGAGGACAGGTCCATCTGGCCAAAGCAGCTGTACACCGCCCAAACCTGGTCCCCATGAAGGCTCCTGTCCAAACATACATACCTAAATTACAGCCCCTCtctacacacaggcacatataTAAATAGACAAACACTAGCAtacacacaatgaaacaaagtAGTTAAGTAAAATGTGATCATCATATCACTGCCCCATTCAGGAACTGTGTTAAAATTCACTTACCAAGATAATTAAGTCAGTTCTAATTTCTTAGCACCACAAACTGTTTTATACACTTGAGTGATGTCGCAAACTCCTTCTCATCTTGCTGCCAAACGATCTACATGGCCTTTCCAGGAATCTCCAACCCTGACCAAACCCCCACTCTGGATAGTGATTTGGAGTTCCTCAACTGTAAACCCTTTATTCTCTGTCTTCCATTTGTGTACAATATGTCCAATTTCAACATAGAAATCACTAATCTGAGAGAGCTCAGACCCCAACATAGAGGTACAAAATTTCTATCTATCTCTACTCATCAACTTCCAGCTTTGCTGTAGGCCTTAAGGTCAAAGGGTTCAATGTGTCACAGCCTTTGTTTCTCTTAGACACCTTCTTTAAATCTAATTCTGCTTTAGTATGTATAGCCTTAAACTCACTGCAAACTCTTACAAAAGAGATTTCAACTGCGTTGGTTTTACTAATTTCCACACAGTGTGATCCCTGCGGCATTTGCATCCTGTCAAACTGcatacaaacattaaaaacacacaaacaaagcatgCAGCTGTTACTCAAACTCCACCCTCGTAGAGTCGTAGTAAAAGACAAACTCTTGTGGCAGTGTCACCACACAAAGTCATGAAGACAGCGCTTCATCATTATCACCTCAACATTCaatgacagacagcacagaggaagcgTGGTGGTCGCCAGAGTCTTGGCAGTCTTCAGTTTTGCTGTGTCCTtgcagggggtggggggggctctTCTGTAGCgcttaaaaagagaaaaatccaaaaactcCAGGACAACGTCTTTAGGTCACCCTCAGCTTCTTCCTTTGACCTACTCCGTCCTCTGTTGCTCACTACAACACATTCCCTCACTCAACACAGCACACTGCTCACATTGCCCTCCTCAGAGTGTGtgacagccagtgtgtgtgtgtgtgagtgagtgagtgtgtgtgtgtgagggagaaagagagaagggaagatgggttgcctgtttgtgtgtatgtgtgtgcgtttgcaaGTGCGTATactgaatgtgtatgtgtttgcgtgCATTTGAGGAGTTCCTTGTGGCGGGTCGTAGGAGTCTTAATTTGTCATCTGGCTCTACAGGTGAAACTTGAGAGCTCCAGGCGACTGAGGGGGCGGGGcataaataatacaaaaggtcgagagagagagagagaaagagagagagagagagagagagagagagagagagagagagagagagagaaagagagacagacatgggaTGCAGAAGATAAGCCTGATTGGCAGTAAGATGTCATCAAATCCACAAATATCCAATAATTAACAACCTCTACTTTCTGTGTCATTAATGTGTTGTATGTGCACTTATGAACGTGAGAAGTCACATAGACAAACTCACCTTAAACACCTCATCTTTTCCCAGAGTATCATATactgtcaggtgtgtgtctgtgtgtgtgtgagagtgaaggCAAGTGATGGATCATCTGAGAAACATTAAATTTAAGCAGCATCAGTATGAGACACGCAGGCAGCCACCAGCCTACTTCCACATACGTAAcagcaggagaaggagcagagggaagagaaacACCCACCTGCTAGATATGTGACGTCTTCACTCTAGGTATCAATAACAAGAGGAATgactctctcaaacacacacacacacacacatgcacacacacacagagtcagtaaAGGATCGGTAACAGGGCTGTGATTATTAGTGCCATCAACCAAATTATTCCTCTTGCAGAGGGAAGGGGTCGGATTGCCAGATCTGTCCTTTTACAGAGTATAGGTATTGGGTTGCCAGATCCTGATCTTTGGGTCTTGGTGTGTAAGTCTATCTGATCATTACCAACCAGCAACGAggacatgcagtgtgtgtgtgtgtgtgtgtgtgtgtgtgtgagtgcatgtgcgCACAGTGCGTTTATTCAGAGTTACGTCTTTGAGTGGGTGCACATGTGCATTAAAAAGACGGAAAGCGTGATGAAAGAGTATTTTTTCCTGGATTTCCCACGGTTTGTCTCTAACAGCACATCTGCCTTTGATGCAGAATGAAAAGACCCTATCAAACGTGAAAAGCTCTGAGTTGCAGCCAGTCTCCCTCTTCCCAAAGCAATCGCTGCTGGCAGGTGGTCCTCCATCTTTTGATAGAATTTGTAGAgaagagacaaaacacagaaactgggATGCATGCCCgggagagaaaagcagacagaggTGGACTTGATGAGGCTCATCAAAAGCATTCAGGTCCTGAGGGGAGCAGCAGATcatctttgtcacacacacacacacacacacacacacacacacacacacacacacacacacacacacacacacacacacacacacacacacagtaatctGCTGCTATCTAGTGGACCAGCATTACACCTGCAGCACTTGTACTAGACTGAAGTTGGTTGGATCAGGTAAGTTTACAGGCCTTCAGCAAGTGTAAGGTTTGCCTGATACAGAGCAAACACCTCATCATTATGCATTGTTTTCCATGAATTAAAAAATCTAATCATGAGTGGTAAATGAAGAAGTCTAACTCCAGGATGACAGCGAATTAGATCAACCAAAGTGTGCAGGCAAACGAAAAGACTGCACAGTCCACGTATGCAGGACtacagaggatggaggaggtgtAGGTACACCCAAAAACCTACCTTTCCTCCGACACACCCTGCACCGGGGCTGCTCACGTCACTGGAGCTCCGTAGCCACGTTTCCCCATCCTCTAACcggtccaaaaaaaaaaactaaagaaaaaaataaataaaaacaacaaaaactacaaCAAATCCCGTTTACATTTCCTTAAACTTAACCACTCACACACTTCCTCGCATGAACTGGTGCTCTGGCGGAGAACCAGGGGTCAGTCAGTGGAGAGGAAGTGTGCCACCGGGACCGGAGGATTAAATTTTAACGACCGCTACTCTCCGGTGACCTGCCGGGCTTGAGTTCCACACAGTCCGGCGAGAACTGATGAGCACCGCGAGTCGGCAGTGTCGGTCTCACACGGTGATACACACTCGCAGCGGTAAATAAACAAGGTGGGTAAGCCTCAgtcaaattaaattattatttaaatgtaaatattagcatCTTAATTTGCCTTTAAAGTGCCATTTTTTGCCTAACGGTTATGTGATATAGCCTAGCTTAATTTGTTAGCTAGCAAAGTTAGAGGAGAGAGTGTTATTTAGCGTGAAGTGGGGAGAAAAGTtggttttccctccatttcctGGCTGTTATCCGGAGGTTTGGCGTACAGGGCTTTGGGTGTTTAACATTTCCTCTCACCCGGACTGAACACGGTGGGAAAGTGTGTCATGAGATGGCTCACGGGGTAAATGGAGCATAACAGATGAAGGTGAGAGCTCCAGCAAGAAAATGTACAGTCAACGTCTCCGCACGAGCAATCCTTCTGTCGCCCGCCAGATGGACCCGCCcgacagcaaacaaacagcacagagccgCAAACTGCTGCATCTCCGCTGGATTCACTCCATAACCCAGACGACCTTGCCGTCTCCCCCACATGACCGGCTGGCCGCCCGCATCAAAACAGCTTTTGGCTTTGATATTGAACCAACTGTGGAGAGACACGATGCAAGACCTcgctgttttccttctttttttatttcaggaAAGCAAGCCTTTTGGCACGTTTGAGCTATTTTTAGAGCTGCTCCTGAAACTGACAACTGGTTTCCACAAACTGAAACCAATGGGCCAATTTGCGTCGTTTTTAGGTAAAACATTTCAGACACTGTTGATGTtctgcagctggcagccaaCATCTCGGTCAGTGCGGGCATCTCTCCAGCCTGCCCGCTGCTTCTCCAACCCAAACCAGGCCATCACTATTATTTCTCGCCCACTAACGGCAATGTAATCAATTACTGGTCTACTTAAACCAATGTTTGGAAAATGCAATTACTAATATGCATGTAAGCTGTCAGTGTAAATGAAATCCCCAATGATTCTgataaaatcaattaatcagtaAAATTCTTTGAATCAAGTGTCttaaatgtggatattttctAACTGAATACCTTGAGTTGtggacaaaatgagacatttgaggacgtcaTCTCAGGCTTTGGCAAACActgattgacatttttcaccactTTATGAAATTTTATAGATTTTATaataaacaattaattgatcaaTCGACAATGAGACTAATTATAGCCCTGCTATAAGTGAGAAGTGGTTCCCAGTCTGGGAGTCAAGACTTCCAGCAAAGCAGGAAGAACATGTTTCCGCTCAGACACCTATTTTCTtccaattattttttttttttatctcttgtaaatgaatgattttaCCTTGAATATTTTTTACTTCAACCTGATAATCATTTTGCTTCTGCCCtgtaaaaatatttaatcaaaaaaatgaaaaaaatctcccTTTAATGGTTGAACTGGTCACAGCTGGTAGATAAGCAACCTTTGATTAGCGGCAGCAAGGCGTCATTTTAAGAGCTTGAGAGGGAATCgcactctgtctttctgtgtggttctgctgtgcttttacgcagcttcttcttttattctttgtgGAAGCAAATCTTACCTTTTatgatttacattattttgAAGGCAGTGTTGCACTTGCAACCAAGAGTTGCTGCTGGAAGTTGCTACTCCCTCAAAACAGCTCGCTTAGGGCCCTGAAAGAGGAAATATCTATAATCCTTGGCATGTTCCAGGGCCCCTGTCTCGCTCTGAGCTCTGTGAATCATTCAACGAAAGTAATGGCTTCATCCTGCAGGCACAAGGCACAAGCTACTTTTTCTTGAATAACACAGTGAAACCTTGTTTCAGGGTTGTGGTGAAGTTTCTGcaggaaaaatgaaatgttgctAAGAAAAAAGTCAAGCTAGAGAAAAGAAATATCAGAGAGTGAATGTAATGTaagatatatatgtgtgtgtgtgtgtgtgtgtgtgtgtgtgtgtgtgtgtgcatatatatatactgtaagaGGGAAGAGTTCAACATGTAAGAATGTAAGTATCCTaaatttttaaattttaaattaaatggatgaaaagcaaaaatgcaaatgctAATGAggtgaaaacagatgaaaagcaTCTCCATCTCGTTTCTTGTGATTTTGAAATGATGCAGCCGTGAGCTTTCCCTCTAACAGGCTCTGCTGGTCGGACCACAGGCAACAGATCAGCGAGCGGATCAACAACATTAGTTTTCCTCCTGGAGGAGTCGGCTGAGtctggagctggagcagctgctcGGAGACGCACGGCCTCTGCGGCGGGTCGGAGGGTGACTGTAGAAAGCTCCCGCCGGGACACAGAGACCCGTGCATGCATGACTGCGTCTCTGTGTTTCAGAAAGCGAGAGAGAAAATATACAGATGCATGCAAGATAGGTGGGTAGATATTTAGGGagagacaaaaagcagcagggtccatccatccacatcCCCTTCATGGAGGCTCCACCTACATAGGCCGATATAGcgaagctgctggagcagcgAGGatcctgctgtgtgtccatCAGTTTCAGATaatccctgctgctgctgaagtgtccttgagtcACATGTTGAAGCCCTGCCTGTACAGAGACACACCTGACTGCTGTTGCACTCTAAACTACAGTCAATTTGTTCCTGTTTCTCACAAACGTGCTCATTTTGCGCTCATGTCTTTTATCCACAGTCCAGATTATGTCAACCAGACAGTTCAGCAACGAGCAAGGCCCCAACCTGCAGAATCCACAGCCACCTTTCCCACACAGGGATGGATGCAGTAAAggtgtgtgtcactgtttgtttctttgttttgtgcttgcatgtgtgagGAGGTAAGGTTGAGCTGACAATGACAAATAGTCTTAAATAGGATAAGAAGCTGCATTTGTGGAGAGGAATGTATAGCAGCAGATTGTATTTATGGACTTGCATGATGAATTGTTGGAGCCATACAGGACAGAAAAATATTAGTGTCATGGAAAGTCGCACAAAACCTCAAAGTGCTGTCAAGAGCAACACGGTGCATTAATCCAAATACTAAGAAAGCAAAACCAACTTCTGTTACATGACtaattgaaaaaaagaaacatgatcACCACACATGGATCAGTGGAAGATATCTGTATACTCTGCGCCAGTCGCTGTGAATtgagtaaataataataataataatgcacatCTCCTATTGTGCAATACACATGAGCAGATTGTTTAAAACAAAGCAAGATGCAATCATCACCATTATCAGCTCATActaaatgtactttttaaaaatccGTGCACACTCTATCAGGCTTTTAGTTCACACCAGTCGCTTATTAAAGTGCAGTAGGCTCCGGGGAACAAATGAAATTCTGagtcattttgttttgacattgAGCATCAGGAACCCTCAGAGGCAAGGCGAGAATACAGTAGACGTGGGAAAGGTCCAGTAGCTTTACAGCGACATTAATTTATATTTCTGTAACAACTCGGCCTTGTTTTTTATGGAATGACAACCTCCTATTACTGGATGatatttgattgattgatcataGTGTACAAATATAAACATACAGAAATGCAAGTAATGCTAAGTGGCAACGTTTGCCTTCTCTCCAGGTTTCAGAAATGGGATTTTACGTAAAACAAATCTGTGGTATTTATCCACATTCAAAACATTCATCAGAGCAGATCTACCAAGATGTGCGAGCATTTCTCTAAATGGCTGTTAAACATAATGACACAGCTTAAGGAtcgtctctcttcctcctggGTGTTTTGAAAACATAACAGACCGAGGATTTCATTTAGCGCTGCTTTAGATCTACTCCACTCTCGAGTATGTGAGAGCAAAGGTGCAACAGAGACGAAATTATCATGTTGTTTTCTGCAC
Coding sequences within it:
- the LOC139349524 gene encoding unconventional myosin-XV-like, with translation MPGKKDPKKDTKKGGKPEPEKKKEEEKKGKDDKKGGKDDKKQSKDDKKGGKDDKKGGKDDKKGGKKGKEVQPKGKDDGKKGKDKGKGKKVESEEEEEELLSDEEEDEELSEEEYDEEEDSEDDRRGKGRRGKGAKGKRGGKSRHGEYSEEDDEEDEDLEEEDEEYDEDYGKSKKKSKDDRHHKGGKSDADARKKKGKKKEEAPQLPIKEIPKKGLKNMSRMFMKFSGFKRRRNSRKKLKSTSRLFLGLGKRKFRLAKKKRRKSMLKNTSRFMMRFKASKKRKKEKEAKEKAAANGGKKPTYMLLRLGGGKESIEKKGGFFKGLFRKKDGDEPGDDFKNRSMLLGKVAAATNWLTKRFLSTKMRGNAGKYGWGKQRGHSRQASSRGYLRGYHNNGYEHEEEAYGYNQRHSVRHKGYGGYDDGYEGYEDEVAAAYGNQGQFGYYDNGAGAADYQDLGYYEEEGLYDPNAEYYEGGLYDEGMGDYYNPYSSAQGYYNNQEADYYGYQEQQAIYNDEDLDYYALMGEGYMYGGDIDGFLDPQSQGYYDENGQGVYYGDGQGTYYDNGQAGFYGNPYAAAMEMPGGLPPEFQLSYSDAGMPYQDYSSQQAIGFAPGGGQAFGFGGQGMHQVRGLYGDQYTDQLDQLRDDTGGVQGGEMTFRVPRPQVRLFGKERLDVPLPPPPTLPPDPEFEDMSDIQYEDQIPLAPGPLGDTSLQQQMMMLPQEQMFSQQQAVFPPQEQMVMPPQVMSPQQQMMSPQQQMMSPQQQMMSAQQQMMLQQEQSMSAQMMTSQSLSPQQQMILPQQPLMPQQMMSPQQQMMPQQMMSPQQQMMPQQMMSPQEQMMLPQQQMMSPQVISPQQMMTDPMIMSQQQGYGQVSIPTPTAMIIKQASMSPLPARHIQPSPTPSRRSVIMPSPQVQRHPSAMASPIPSPMLPQRRIPSPQPSMRSGFINAQRPPSAMSRRISPPSSPMASPFAHHRMQPQRSPSPLARRPSPPHSPRASMIRRSPPPSPRASMRQGSPPSSPRASMRRRSPPPSVTPAHSLFGSRKMRGPASPPLSPGHASPLLSPQLSRRPSPSPSPSHRSVSPAGPRPAPSSPTLSRRSTRLLRDPTPLARPRMGGNVPLGAVRPSPMGLRGRPVPPPTQNVRPFRASSIRSNRSSVLTVDSLHSSPFHSPHMVHHAPLGKRQSGRFPPRPVARGRPLMAQQSIRRMPPASPQPSLKHMSHPASPHFPPRLSHQNVCAWHLC